A single window of Sulfurovum sp. UBA12169 DNA harbors:
- a CDS encoding bifunctional methylenetetrahydrofolate dehydrogenase/methenyltetrahydrofolate cyclohydrolase FolD — protein sequence MQLIDGKALAQKVENYVETEVEKLKKEKNIVPGLAVILVGDDPASHAYVKMKAKACEKVGFYSITHSMPETISQDEIIATIEMMNTNPRIDGILVQLPLPKHIDTTKILEVIDPKKDVDGFHAYNVGRLMTGLDSFVACTPLGVMKMFEEYQIDLQGKDVCVVGASNIVGKPMASLLLNANATVTITHIYTKDLKAHTSKADIIVVGVGVPGLIKEDMVKEGAVVIDIGINRIADGSLVGDVDFKHVAPKCSFITPVPGGVGPMTIAMLLSNTLKSAKQRS from the coding sequence ATGCAACTGATTGACGGTAAAGCTTTGGCCCAAAAAGTGGAAAATTATGTGGAGACAGAGGTAGAAAAACTCAAAAAAGAAAAGAATATCGTTCCCGGACTTGCGGTTATTCTTGTGGGTGATGATCCTGCGAGTCATGCGTATGTCAAAATGAAAGCAAAGGCTTGTGAAAAAGTAGGATTCTACTCTATCACACACAGTATGCCTGAAACAATCAGCCAAGATGAGATTATTGCTACCATAGAGATGATGAATACCAATCCGCGGATTGACGGTATTTTGGTTCAGCTCCCCCTTCCTAAGCATATAGATACAACCAAAATTCTAGAAGTGATCGATCCAAAAAAAGATGTCGATGGCTTTCATGCCTACAATGTGGGCCGACTGATGACCGGATTGGACAGTTTTGTTGCCTGTACACCGCTGGGAGTCATGAAAATGTTTGAAGAGTACCAAATTGATCTTCAGGGAAAAGATGTTTGTGTTGTAGGTGCAAGCAATATCGTAGGCAAGCCCATGGCAAGCCTGCTGCTCAACGCCAATGCCACCGTAACCATCACCCATATCTACACCAAAGACCTCAAAGCACACACTTCCAAAGCGGATATAATCGTGGTTGGCGTGGGAGTACCCGGGCTTATCAAGGAAGATATGGTTAAAGAAGGTGCCGTTGTGATAGATATCGGCATTAACCGTATAGCAGACGGTTCGCTTGTTGGAGATGTCGACTTCAAACATGTTGCGCCCAAATGCTCATTTATTACTCCTGTGCCGGGCGGCGTGGGGCCAATGACAATCGCTATGCTTCTTTCCAATACTCTCAAATCAGCCAAACAAAGGTCTTAA
- a CDS encoding NAD(+) synthase translates to MFGYYRVGAGVNKTVVGNPAKNAKEILTLIHEAHAKEVSVIVFPELTLTGYTAGDLLLNQTLIAKQQESLENILKTTEKINTIAIFGIALIYADRLYNCALVVQAGSILGIVPKSYLPNKKEFYEKRQFTSGRDIVQSTIGLLGKEVPFGVDLLFSDSKDMTFGVELCEDLWAVTPPSNHMASNGANLLFNLSASNELVGKSEYREELVRTQSARCMAAYVYSSAGVGESTTDTVFGGHSIISEYGTTLVQNERFSLQNTLITADVDLERLRWLRLNESSFCDGRHKKTRIIKVAPMPKISKLQRDINPTPFVPSRYAEKKRRCEEIVHIQAHGLIKRMSHAHIKKAVIGVSGGLDSTLALLSTHKAFEIMGWEHKNIIAVTMPGFGTTSRTKSNAIKLCKALGVTLKEIDITDISLKEFEAIEHDKNIYSVTYENVQARARTSMLMNLANKEGGLVIGAGDLSEIALGWSTYNGDHMSMYALNCGIPKTLIKYVIEFFMAEENISSILKDILDTPISPELLPHDEDTISQETEAIVGPYELHDFFLYHIIKYGAKPSKVLFLAQKAFDSAYDKETIKKWLALFIKRFFTQQFKRSCMPDGPKVGTICLSPRADWRMPSDADEEAWLEELHS, encoded by the coding sequence ATGTTTGGATATTACAGAGTTGGAGCCGGAGTAAACAAAACGGTTGTGGGCAATCCTGCGAAAAATGCCAAAGAAATTTTAACACTTATCCATGAAGCCCATGCCAAAGAGGTCAGTGTCATTGTATTTCCGGAGCTTACACTTACAGGATACACTGCCGGTGATCTTTTGCTCAATCAAACTCTCATTGCCAAGCAACAAGAGTCACTTGAAAATATCTTGAAAACTACTGAAAAAATAAATACGATTGCTATTTTCGGGATAGCCCTCATTTATGCCGACAGACTCTACAACTGCGCACTGGTCGTACAGGCGGGCAGCATACTCGGAATTGTGCCCAAAAGCTATCTGCCCAATAAAAAAGAATTTTATGAAAAACGCCAATTTACAAGCGGCAGGGATATCGTGCAAAGCACAATCGGGCTTCTAGGTAAAGAGGTGCCTTTTGGTGTAGACTTGCTCTTTAGCGATAGTAAAGATATGACATTTGGAGTAGAATTGTGCGAAGATCTTTGGGCAGTAACACCTCCAAGCAACCACATGGCAAGCAACGGCGCAAATCTACTCTTTAATCTCTCAGCAAGCAATGAGCTTGTAGGCAAATCAGAATACCGCGAAGAGCTGGTGCGCACACAAAGCGCACGCTGTATGGCCGCATATGTGTATAGTTCAGCAGGAGTGGGTGAATCCACCACTGATACTGTTTTTGGAGGGCATAGCATTATCAGCGAATACGGTACAACTTTAGTTCAAAATGAACGTTTTAGTTTGCAAAATACACTTATCACAGCCGATGTTGATCTTGAGCGATTAAGATGGCTAAGGCTAAACGAATCAAGCTTTTGTGACGGAAGACACAAAAAAACAAGAATCATCAAAGTGGCGCCAATGCCCAAGATCAGCAAACTTCAACGCGATATCAACCCCACCCCTTTCGTTCCTTCGCGCTATGCAGAAAAAAAACGCCGTTGTGAAGAAATTGTTCATATTCAAGCCCATGGACTAATAAAGCGTATGAGTCATGCGCATATCAAAAAAGCAGTGATTGGGGTATCGGGAGGACTGGATTCTACCCTTGCCCTGCTTTCCACACATAAAGCTTTTGAGATCATGGGATGGGAACACAAAAATATTATCGCTGTGACCATGCCGGGTTTTGGCACGACCAGCCGCACCAAATCAAATGCCATCAAACTGTGTAAAGCACTGGGGGTTACGCTTAAAGAGATAGATATCACCGACATCTCCCTTAAAGAGTTTGAAGCTATCGAGCATGATAAAAATATATATAGCGTCACTTATGAAAACGTACAGGCCCGTGCAAGAACTTCCATGCTTATGAATCTGGCAAACAAAGAAGGAGGCTTGGTCATAGGCGCGGGGGATCTTAGCGAGATTGCTCTGGGGTGGAGCACGTACAACGGAGATCACATGAGTATGTATGCCCTTAATTGCGGCATCCCTAAAACGCTTATCAAATATGTGATTGAATTCTTTATGGCCGAAGAAAATATCTCTTCTATCCTCAAAGATATCCTCGATACCCCCATCTCTCCGGAGTTGCTCCCGCACGATGAAGATACCATTTCACAAGAAACCGAAGCAATCGTCGGCCCCTATGAACTCCATGATTTTTTCTTGTATCATATTATTAAATATGGAGCAAAACCGAGCAAGGTGCTTTTTCTTGCCCAAAAAGCATTTGATAGCGCTTATGACAAAGAAACAATTAAAAAATGGCTTGCCCTCTTCATCAAACGCTTCTTTACTCAGCAGTTCAAGAGAAGCTGTATGCCTGACGGTCCCAAAGTGGGGACCATCTGCCTCAGCCCCAGAGCTGACTGGAGAATGCCCAGTGATGCGGATGAGGAAGCCTGGCTGGAGGAGCTGCATTCATGA
- a CDS encoding phage portal protein, translating into MKKPFVHMNLIDRAVNVFNPAAALDRVRSRMHMQVLADSGYIATKSGKRSMRSANFKAQDSDADDLKDLTKMHGVSRDLFRNHPIVHGAMGTMKYNIIGAGLTVQAQLDNDFLGLSEEEARAWEVKAERYFNFWAQSQNADAEHTSDFYELQAIALTGTFISGDVFAALPYIARKDSPFSLAVRLIEADMCSNPNGDKDSKKIAGGVENDDNGAPLRYHFSSSHPSMRAGVKWVGVDVFAENGRRNILHVFEKVRPYQRRGITMLAPVIEPLKQLGDYTQAELTAAVVSGLFTVFIKTESGELPNGYDGDTTDADDTSEINLEAGSVIGLAHGESIETANPNRPNTSFDPFVSAVLRYVGAALHIPYEVLVKHFSSSYSASRGALLEAWKMFRARRVWFAAKFCQPIYEEVIKEAVLLGYLPAPGFIDNPMIMKAYCGAAWNGPGQAQLNPYQETRAAKMKVEELFSTRTKEAAEMNGTDFNANAKTAKQETNIYKDTGIMAVKDPSIVTDITVENQQ; encoded by the coding sequence ATGAAAAAACCATTCGTGCACATGAATCTCATAGACCGTGCTGTAAACGTGTTCAACCCGGCAGCGGCTCTTGACCGCGTACGGTCACGTATGCATATGCAGGTATTGGCAGACAGCGGGTACATTGCCACAAAGTCCGGAAAGCGTTCAATGCGCTCAGCAAACTTCAAGGCTCAGGACTCTGATGCGGACGACTTAAAAGACCTTACGAAGATGCACGGAGTGTCAAGAGACCTTTTTAGAAACCATCCGATCGTACATGGCGCCATGGGTACGATGAAATATAACATCATCGGAGCAGGGCTTACAGTTCAGGCGCAGTTGGATAACGACTTTTTGGGCCTTAGCGAAGAAGAAGCCCGCGCATGGGAAGTAAAGGCTGAGCGCTACTTCAACTTCTGGGCGCAAAGCCAGAATGCCGATGCAGAACACACATCCGACTTCTATGAGCTTCAGGCTATCGCGCTTACCGGCACATTTATTTCAGGAGACGTATTCGCCGCGCTTCCGTATATCGCGCGCAAAGACTCTCCTTTCTCTTTAGCGGTGCGCCTCATAGAAGCGGATATGTGCTCCAACCCCAACGGGGATAAAGACAGCAAGAAGATCGCAGGAGGAGTTGAGAATGACGACAACGGCGCGCCGCTTCGCTATCACTTTTCCTCCAGCCACCCGTCCATGCGCGCAGGCGTGAAGTGGGTAGGCGTGGATGTCTTCGCAGAAAACGGCAGACGGAATATCCTCCATGTATTTGAAAAGGTACGGCCGTACCAAAGACGCGGCATCACCATGCTGGCTCCGGTCATAGAACCGCTCAAGCAGCTAGGAGACTATACGCAGGCCGAACTCACAGCGGCCGTGGTGAGCGGGCTGTTTACTGTTTTTATCAAAACAGAGTCCGGCGAACTTCCGAATGGGTATGACGGAGATACAACTGATGCAGACGATACCTCTGAGATAAACCTTGAGGCTGGTTCTGTTATAGGGCTTGCGCATGGGGAGAGTATAGAAACTGCAAACCCTAACAGGCCAAATACCTCATTTGACCCGTTTGTTTCTGCAGTGCTTCGCTACGTAGGAGCCGCGCTGCACATCCCCTATGAGGTGCTTGTCAAGCATTTCAGCTCTTCATACTCAGCATCAAGAGGAGCACTGCTTGAAGCGTGGAAGATGTTCAGGGCAAGAAGGGTGTGGTTCGCCGCAAAGTTCTGCCAGCCTATCTATGAAGAAGTGATCAAGGAGGCAGTTCTGCTTGGGTATCTCCCCGCTCCTGGGTTCATTGACAACCCAATGATAATGAAAGCATACTGCGGAGCCGCGTGGAACGGCCCAGGGCAGGCACAGCTTAACCCGTACCAGGAAACAAGGGCGGCAAAGATGAAAGTGGAAGAACTCTTCAGCACGCGCACGAAAGAGGCTGCCGAGATGAATGGCACAGATTTTAATGCCAACGCAAAAACGGCCAAGCAGGAGACGAATATCTACAAAGATACAGGAATCATGGCAGTCAAAGATCCGTCAATTGTTACAGACATTACAGTGGAGAATCAACAATGA
- a CDS encoding cold-shock protein yields the protein MAELVKGTVKWFNDEKGYGFIQQENGGSDVFVHFRQINNVGGGRVSLAEGQAVTFEIGQGQKGPQAENVTPL from the coding sequence ATGGCAGAATTAGTCAAGGGAACAGTAAAATGGTTTAACGATGAAAAAGGTTACGGATTCATCCAACAAGAAAATGGTGGAAGCGATGTGTTTGTACACTTTCGTCAGATCAACAATGTAGGCGGAGGACGTGTATCACTTGCTGAAGGTCAAGCGGTAACATTCGAAATCGGTCAAGGTCAAAAAGGACCTCAAGCTGAGAACGTAACACCGCTCTAA
- a CDS encoding cytochrome C oxidase subunit III produces MLHAGEDFISHYEYGEMLYNNPRGISCAQCHGEDGSGTIIFELKEKHITNTISGSDIRKKSLDRMIESVNGYHEIMPRYYLTDEEVKAIYDFIQKKNKLYLIAQEKSDSLQ; encoded by the coding sequence ATGCTTCATGCCGGTGAGGATTTTATCTCACATTATGAATACGGGGAAATGCTTTACAATAATCCGCGGGGAATAAGCTGTGCCCAATGCCATGGCGAAGATGGGTCGGGCACCATTATATTTGAACTGAAAGAGAAGCATATAACAAACACAATCTCCGGATCGGATATACGAAAAAAAAGTCTTGACAGGATGATAGAGAGTGTCAACGGCTATCATGAGATCATGCCTCGTTATTATCTCACCGATGAAGAGGTTAAAGCGATCTATGATTTTATTCAGAAAAAAAACAAGCTTTATCTAATTGCTCAGGAAAAAAGTGACAGTCTGCAATAA
- a CDS encoding adenine phosphoribosyltransferase gives MNTLSDKEKDILLNSIRDIPDFPKPGIIFKDITTLLGDPEALNTLMDHLTERYLDYDLDFIAGIDARGFIFGSILADRLGIGFVPVRKKGKLPYTTVAEKYSLEYGFDEVEIHIDAFRGEKEAKVLLVDDLIATGGTAKAAVNLINKVGAKCVEACFIMELGFLNGREGFDTQVYSVLQID, from the coding sequence ATGAATACCTTAAGCGATAAAGAGAAAGATATTCTCTTAAACAGTATTCGAGATATTCCGGATTTTCCAAAACCTGGAATCATCTTTAAGGACATTACTACATTATTGGGGGATCCCGAAGCGCTGAACACACTCATGGATCATCTTACTGAGCGTTATTTGGACTATGATCTGGATTTTATTGCAGGCATTGATGCACGGGGATTCATCTTTGGTTCCATATTGGCAGACAGACTGGGTATCGGTTTTGTACCCGTACGTAAAAAAGGTAAGCTTCCCTACACAACCGTAGCAGAGAAATACTCTCTTGAATACGGTTTTGATGAGGTAGAGATACACATTGATGCGTTTAGAGGGGAAAAGGAAGCCAAAGTTCTTCTTGTGGACGACCTCATCGCCACAGGAGGAACTGCCAAAGCTGCGGTTAATCTCATCAACAAAGTGGGCGCAAAATGCGTAGAAGCCTGCTTTATTATGGAACTTGGATTTCTAAATGGGCGCGAAGGATTCGACACGCAAGTTTATTCTGTACTGCAAATCGACTAA
- a CDS encoding sodium:proton antiporter, producing the protein MEYGILSIIIPLLTIFLAIITKDVVVSLVSGIFAGMLVLHNYNPLDACIALLEGIITLFAEDWITKTLVFMLLVGSIIRLLAQSGAIDSFVAYLGQKAKTVDSPKGAMLLAYVIGIVIFIESSITALVAGTVAKPLCDKNGVSREKLAYICDSTSAPVCSLIPLNAWGALLLGLIITAIDSHVISGDGISLLIASIPYNFYSIFTLLIVLAVIFFNINIGPMKRSVPRPYIPYTPKDQVKASPYKMLLPIFFMVLMVPLALYFTGKGNILKGSGSTSVYYAVIFTLLFIYLYFIPAKVLTHKSYFAGFYQGMGEMLPVTIILLFALLIGKVIGDLGTAQYLAHILQGNISPMIVPMLIFLVAGIISFSTGTSWGTFSIMMPIALALGATLHLDIPVVIAAVISGGIFGDHASPISDTTIISSMAAECDHISHVRTQLPYALIAGTLAGAAFLIAGWLTA; encoded by the coding sequence ATGGAATACGGAATTTTATCAATTATCATCCCGCTCTTGACGATCTTTTTAGCAATTATAACCAAAGATGTTGTGGTTTCACTCGTAAGCGGTATTTTTGCAGGGATGTTGGTGCTGCACAACTATAATCCTCTGGATGCATGCATTGCATTGCTTGAAGGAATCATTACGCTTTTTGCTGAAGACTGGATTACAAAGACGCTTGTTTTTATGCTTTTGGTAGGCTCTATTATCAGGCTGCTTGCACAGAGTGGCGCTATCGACAGTTTCGTAGCATACCTCGGTCAAAAAGCAAAAACCGTAGATTCCCCCAAAGGCGCGATGCTTCTGGCCTATGTTATCGGCATCGTAATCTTCATAGAATCTTCTATCACCGCTCTTGTTGCCGGCACGGTTGCCAAACCGCTATGTGACAAAAACGGCGTCAGCAGAGAAAAACTCGCTTACATTTGCGATTCAACCTCTGCCCCTGTATGTTCGCTTATTCCGCTCAATGCATGGGGTGCACTTCTTTTAGGGCTTATCATCACAGCGATAGATTCGCATGTAATTTCCGGAGACGGGATATCTTTGCTCATCGCTTCTATTCCTTACAACTTTTATTCCATTTTTACACTGCTGATTGTCTTGGCTGTAATATTTTTCAATATTAATATCGGACCCATGAAGCGGTCCGTTCCCAGGCCCTATATCCCCTATACCCCAAAAGATCAAGTTAAAGCCTCCCCCTACAAAATGCTTTTGCCGATTTTCTTCATGGTTTTGATGGTGCCCTTGGCACTGTATTTTACAGGTAAAGGCAACATTCTTAAGGGCAGCGGTTCCACCTCTGTATATTATGCTGTTATCTTTACTTTACTCTTTATCTATCTTTACTTCATCCCTGCCAAAGTACTCACTCATAAAAGTTATTTTGCAGGATTTTATCAAGGAATGGGTGAGATGTTGCCTGTAACGATTATACTGCTTTTTGCGCTTTTAATCGGCAAGGTCATCGGGGATTTAGGTACGGCACAATATCTGGCACATATACTCCAGGGCAATATTTCTCCCATGATTGTGCCAATGCTTATCTTTCTTGTAGCCGGTATCATCTCATTTTCTACAGGAACAAGCTGGGGAACCTTTTCGATCATGATGCCCATTGCGCTTGCCTTAGGTGCAACACTGCATCTTGATATTCCCGTTGTTATCGCAGCGGTTATCTCGGGCGGCATCTTTGGGGACCATGCTTCACCCATCTCTGACACAACGATCATCTCCTCTATGGCAGCAGAATGCGACCACATCTCCCATGTGCGTACACAATTGCCTTATGCTCTGATCGCGGGAACACTGGCCGGTGCGGCATTTTTGATAGCCGGGTGGCTGACAGCATGA
- a CDS encoding peptidylprolyl isomerase, whose translation MFGRRQSKRYDISQEVMDTYNYAKITTNKGVIWVKLYHDDAPNTVANFAYLANEGFYNNLKFHRVIPGFMAQGGCPHSGLSGTGMPGTGGPDWCIDCETDTSTHRHRRGALSMAHAGPNTGGSQFFITFVPTPHLDGVHTVFGGIEEGDTESFMVLDTIKQNDDIVSIEIVASKA comes from the coding sequence ATGTTTGGAAGAAGACAGTCAAAAAGATACGATATCTCTCAAGAAGTGATGGATACATACAACTATGCAAAAATCACTACAAATAAAGGTGTTATCTGGGTAAAACTCTATCATGATGATGCTCCCAATACAGTGGCAAACTTTGCATATTTGGCAAATGAAGGATTTTACAATAACTTGAAATTCCATAGGGTTATTCCGGGGTTTATGGCACAAGGCGGCTGCCCACATTCAGGTCTTTCAGGCACAGGAATGCCAGGAACCGGAGGGCCGGATTGGTGCATAGATTGCGAAACGGATACCAGCACGCACCGCCATAGACGCGGCGCACTTTCCATGGCGCATGCAGGTCCAAATACAGGAGGAAGCCAGTTTTTCATTACCTTTGTGCCGACTCCTCATCTTGACGGTGTTCATACCGTATTTGGCGGGATTGAAGAGGGGGATACCGAAAGCTTTATGGTGCTTGACACTATCAAGCAAAATGATGATATCGTGTCTATTGAGATCGTTGCCTCAAAAGCATAA
- the rpiB gene encoding ribose 5-phosphate isomerase B, protein MKKFYIATDHAGFEIKEFVKEYVRSLGHEIIDLGPDSSQRVDYPDYAKKCAYAVLEDSGSFGILICGTGIGISIAANKVPGIRAALCHDAYTAQMTRAHNDANILCFGERVVGKGVIESMIDAFCQTEFEGGRHTGRVGKIEGSCSFGANLG, encoded by the coding sequence ATGAAAAAATTTTACATTGCAACCGACCATGCAGGCTTTGAAATAAAAGAGTTTGTAAAAGAGTACGTGCGTTCACTGGGGCATGAGATCATAGATTTGGGGCCGGATTCTTCCCAAAGAGTCGATTATCCCGATTATGCAAAAAAATGCGCTTATGCGGTTCTGGAAGACTCCGGCAGTTTTGGAATTCTTATTTGCGGCACAGGCATAGGCATTTCTATTGCTGCCAATAAAGTACCGGGTATCCGCGCTGCTCTTTGCCATGATGCCTACACAGCACAAATGACAAGAGCACACAATGATGCAAATATCCTTTGCTTTGGCGAAAGAGTGGTAGGCAAAGGGGTTATAGAAAGTATGATCGATGCGTTTTGCCAAACGGAGTTTGAAGGCGGCAGACATACCGGACGTGTCGGGAAAATAGAAGGAAGCTGTTCTTTTGGGGCGAACCTGGGATAG
- the lepB gene encoding signal peptidase I: MKKTFSAFYRFSTSWTGTVIIVLMLIFFVAQSFVIPSGSMKRTQLIGDFLFAKKFSYGIPIPHLPWLEIPLLPDFNNNGHLLEGPRPQREDIVIFRYPINPKIHYVKRCVAVGGDELLYTDKKLMIHFHEGDAYIRANYSEEKIISINDKLWVVNPYMDKFPGIQYIPEGLSIFEMLLHYYANNKEIDMSPVYVPELEAPAYDVGFKTINAFYKKVEDDHYYMIGDNRENSNDSRFWGSVPYKLIVGKPWMIYMSLEHRTYEQVLKGDEYGGGRDHAGLERVCKHIDIASKECEALWNNQRYTVRWGRVGRRIESLEREQPIE; the protein is encoded by the coding sequence GTGAAAAAAACTTTTTCAGCTTTTTATAGATTTTCAACATCGTGGACAGGAACGGTCATCATCGTTCTCATGCTTATCTTTTTTGTAGCACAATCGTTTGTCATTCCCAGCGGTTCGATGAAACGAACACAGCTAATAGGCGATTTTCTCTTCGCTAAAAAATTTAGTTACGGTATCCCTATTCCTCATTTGCCATGGCTAGAGATTCCTCTTTTACCCGATTTCAATAATAATGGACACCTTCTTGAAGGCCCAAGGCCGCAAAGAGAAGATATTGTTATCTTTCGTTATCCCATAAATCCAAAGATACATTACGTAAAGCGTTGTGTAGCCGTAGGAGGAGATGAACTTTTATATACCGACAAAAAGCTGATGATCCATTTTCATGAAGGCGATGCATATATAAGAGCAAACTATTCTGAGGAAAAAATTATCTCCATCAACGACAAACTATGGGTGGTGAACCCCTATATGGATAAATTTCCGGGCATCCAATATATCCCTGAAGGATTGAGTATCTTTGAAATGCTGTTGCACTATTATGCAAACAATAAAGAGATAGATATGTCGCCCGTCTATGTGCCCGAACTTGAAGCCCCTGCGTATGATGTGGGATTCAAAACAATCAATGCATTTTACAAGAAAGTTGAAGACGACCACTACTATATGATAGGCGACAATCGCGAAAACTCCAACGATAGCCGTTTTTGGGGTTCGGTACCCTACAAGCTGATCGTAGGAAAACCATGGATGATCTATATGAGCTTAGAACACCGCACCTATGAACAGGTGCTCAAAGGTGATGAATATGGCGGAGGCAGAGACCATGCCGGACTTGAACGTGTCTGTAAACATATTGATATTGCCTCAAAAGAATGTGAAGCGCTTTGGAATAATCAGCGCTATACGGTGCGCTGGGGGCGGGTAGGAAGACGCATAGAATCCCTGGAGCGGGAACAACCCATAGAATAA
- a CDS encoding orotidine-5'-phosphate decarboxylase codes for MELCVALDLPSAQENLALAESLREYNIWMKVGFRAYIRDGKAFIEALKAINPKFKIFLDLKLYDIPNTMADAAEEIARLGVDMFNIHASAGPVAMQAVMQRLAKYPNRPLVLAVTALTSFDEANFQMIYEKSIQNKAEQFAKMSYENGLDGVVCSTFESRAVKTATSEHFLTLCPGIRPFGEEAGDQQRVATLELAEQENVDYPVVGRPIYKDPNPSQKVGEILKVIATL; via the coding sequence ATGGAACTTTGTGTAGCACTTGATTTGCCTTCAGCTCAAGAAAATTTGGCACTCGCAGAGTCGCTCAGAGAGTATAACATCTGGATGAAAGTGGGATTTCGTGCTTATATTCGTGACGGAAAAGCGTTTATAGAAGCACTCAAAGCAATCAACCCAAAGTTTAAGATATTTTTGGACCTCAAGCTTTATGACATCCCAAACACAATGGCAGACGCCGCAGAAGAGATCGCACGGCTAGGTGTAGATATGTTCAATATCCATGCGAGCGCGGGGCCTGTGGCAATGCAGGCTGTGATGCAGAGACTCGCAAAATATCCTAACCGTCCGCTGGTGCTTGCGGTGACGGCTTTGACTTCTTTTGATGAAGCAAACTTTCAAATGATCTATGAAAAAAGCATTCAAAACAAGGCAGAGCAGTTTGCCAAAATGAGTTATGAAAACGGGTTGGATGGCGTGGTGTGTTCGACCTTTGAGAGCAGGGCGGTCAAAACTGCCACAAGTGAACATTTTTTGACACTTTGCCCGGGCATACGTCCTTTTGGCGAAGAAGCAGGGGATCAACAGCGTGTAGCGACTTTGGAGTTGGCCGAACAGGAAAATGTAGACTATCCTGTGGTGGGAAGACCCATCTATAAAGACCCAAATCCTTCGCAAAAAGTAGGTGAAATTCTCAAGGTGATCGCGACGTTATAA
- a CDS encoding lipid-A-disaccharide synthase, producing the protein MKLLVSALEPSSNLHLKEVLKHMQDVELIGIFDKSIKQGTPLYDISEMAVMGVVDALKKLRWFFKVADEMVELASEADKVLLMDSSGFNLPLAKKLKEAYPQKEIIYYILPQVWASRRKRVKKLETYCDRLLGILPFEISCYTKGKAHYVGHPLLDEIKTERNPNEAKGHIAFLPGSRRSEISRLMPIFLELRRKLGNAIHPLLVIPPHFSEQKIAKLYAGSQEFEIIRDTHEALKRSEFAFICSGTATLEAALIGTPFTLAYIAKKIDFFIGTKLLGIKQVGLANIILTHHNNTALHNELLQENVTVDNLLKEYYNTDRNIFAKKAQELRAYLSHGSSQNVAKIIME; encoded by the coding sequence ATGAAACTTTTAGTCTCAGCCCTTGAGCCTTCATCAAATCTTCATCTTAAAGAAGTACTTAAACACATGCAGGATGTAGAACTGATCGGAATTTTTGATAAGAGCATCAAGCAAGGAACTCCGCTTTATGACATCAGCGAAATGGCGGTCATGGGGGTAGTTGATGCTTTAAAAAAACTGCGCTGGTTTTTTAAAGTTGCCGATGAGATGGTAGAGCTCGCTTCAGAAGCGGACAAAGTCCTTTTGATGGACTCCTCAGGCTTCAACCTCCCTTTGGCCAAAAAATTAAAAGAAGCCTATCCTCAAAAAGAGATCATCTACTACATTCTGCCTCAAGTATGGGCCAGCCGTCGAAAACGGGTTAAAAAACTTGAAACCTATTGTGATCGATTGCTTGGTATCCTGCCTTTCGAAATCAGCTGCTACACCAAAGGCAAAGCGCATTACGTAGGACATCCTTTGCTTGATGAGATCAAAACAGAAAGAAATCCTAATGAGGCTAAAGGCCACATCGCTTTCCTTCCGGGAAGCCGCAGAAGCGAGATAAGCCGTCTGATGCCTATTTTTTTGGAACTTAGACGCAAATTGGGCAATGCTATCCATCCCCTGCTGGTCATTCCTCCACACTTCAGCGAACAAAAAATAGCCAAACTTTACGCAGGCAGCCAAGAGTTTGAAATCATACGCGATACGCATGAAGCGCTTAAGCGTTCAGAGTTTGCCTTTATCTGTTCGGGCACCGCAACACTCGAAGCCGCTCTCATTGGCACTCCTTTCACTCTGGCATACATTGCTAAAAAAATAGATTTTTTCATAGGCACAAAACTATTGGGCATCAAACAGGTAGGACTTGCCAATATCATTCTGACGCACCATAACAATACCGCCTTACACAACGAGTTGCTCCAAGAGAATGTAACCGTTGACAATCTGCTCAAAGAGTATTACAATACCGACCGAAACATATTCGCAAAGAAAGCACAAGAACTTAGAGCATATCTCTCGCACGGCAGCAGCCAAAATGTGGCAAAAATCATTATGGAGTAA